AGAACTAAAACGGTGACGCAGATAACTGCTACCACAATAACAGCCACATATATAAGAACGCAAATTATAGAAACCACAGCTACAGAAACACTGATAGTAACATCAATGAGAGCCAGCACAATTACAGAATTCGTTAAGGCAACAGAGACGTTGACCTTAACAGAGACATCAACAGAAACGCGCGATATATATACAACAGTTAAGGAGACAGTGACAATCAAAGAAACCTCTCTTGAGAACATGATATCGATTTTCATTGTTATATTAGCAGTATTGATTATAGCGATACTTATTATAAAGGAACGAAAACATACTAAGCTTTAAAAATAATTATAAATTAAAGAATAATGGTACTCAATATTTGCAGCTAGGAAAGAGGCTTAAAGCGAAGCCTATAGGATAGGCTGGAGATAGATTATCTCTTTAATTTAATACCATATTACTCAGTTTCATCTTTTCCAATAGCTTAACTCTAGCCTGCTTCCGCTGAATCATCTAGATCATAGCTGCAAGGAAGCCCAACATCTTAGGATCTATTCCTATCTATAAATAATTTCGATATAAAGAGGTTGCTTTCAGCTATAATCCCTTTTTATGATGTGTTCTATATTGGGGTTTGTCTTTGGTGTTGCTAGGCTTAGATAGGTTAGATCTAGTTAACAGATCGATCTTTTTATAGGGATCATTGTTTAGCACTCATATTCAGAGGATCCAAGGGATCTAGGGGCTTTTTTGCCTCCGCTAGATATTGCTAGGATTGCTAGTGTGAATATATATGGCATTGATAGTGCCAGCTGGTATGGGATCTCTATGATTCCTGAGGCCTGTAATCTGAGTTGGGCCACCTCTATTAGGCTGAAGATCAATACTGTTGGGAGAAGCCTAGCAGGGCTCCAGCTAGATAGGATCACAAGGGCCACAGCTAGATAGCCCCGCCCGGCTGTCATATTCTCTAAAAAGGAGCCGTAGTATCCGATGCTTAGGAGTGCGCCAGCAGCTCCAGAGGCTATACCCTCTAGGGCTAGGAGGATAGTTCTTACCATAGCTACATTTACGCCTAGCCTACAAGCCCTACTGGGATCCTCACCCGAAGCCTTGATAATAGCCCCTACCAGGCTTCTACCCAGTAAGAGCCAAAAAGCTATTGGAAGGACTAGCGAGATAGGTGTTAGGGGGGTCTGGAACAGGGTATCCCCTGCTATTGGGATGCTCCTTAGAAATGGGGTTGACACATCGATTAGTGTTGACTGTATCTTGGGGGGAGATCCATAGCCTACTATGAGCCTGTATAGATATGATGTGAGCCCTATTGAGACCATGCTGATTGATACCCCAACAACGATCTGATCTAGCCTCATATATACTGCCATGATTGCGAATAGAATAGAAACCAGCGATCCCAATGCTATAGCTGATAGAAGCCCTAGGAGCGGGCTTGATGTATATAGCGTTACAACATATGCTGTGAAAGCCCCTACCAACATGGCTCCCTCCACACCTAGGTTGATCACACCGCTTCTCTGCACCAAAAGCTCTAGAGATGCTATAAGGAGTATTGGTGTTGAGATCGCCAGTAAGCTTCCTATAAAGCCCGATATAGATGGTAGATCCATATTCACCGCCTCATAGCCATTGGTAGAGATGCTATAAGGAGGATCCCCTGGATAATATATGAAGCTCCTGAGGGGATTGAGAGGTTCATCTGAGCCACCTCAACCCCGTTGACGACACCGCCTAGATAGATTGAGAGGGGTAGGATCAGCCTGGGCTCGAGGGAAGCTATAACAGCGACAGGGATAGCTAGATAGCCGTATCCCTGGGATATAGATGGTAGAGCCCTATGATGGATTCCGAGAACCTCTGTAGAGCCGGCAATCCCAGCTAAAAAGCCGCTGAGAAACATGGTAGCCACTATAGCCTTCCCAGCATCTATCCCGAAGTACCTCGCTTTCTCGGCACCTTCTCCAATAACCCTCAGCTTGATCCCCAAGGTGCTTCTGGCAACTAGTATATATGTTGCTGGGGCTATCAAGGCTGGTGAGAGAAGTACAAAGGCATTAACCCTCGTACCTGGGATCAGAGGCTCCACCCACAGATCTCTGCTGAGAGTAGCTGTTTCTGGGAAGAGGGAGGTGGGGCTTCTGAGGGGGCCCTGCAGAAGGTAGCTAGCTAGGTAGAGGGCTAGATAGTTCATCATCAAGGTGCTAAATACCTCGTTAGCACCTCTATATGCTCTGAGAAGGCCTGGGATCGAGGCCCATAGGGCTCCGCAGAGACCTCCAAATATTGTTGAGACTATAACCCCAATTACGCCTAGCCCGCCTAGGTGTAGCCCGATCCATGCTGTTGCAATGGCCCCCAGAAGGATCTGGCCCTCGGAACCTATATTCCATATCCTGGCGAGATAAGCTAGTGAAAGCCCAAAGGATGTTATCAATATAGGTGTAGCCCTTAACATAGCCTCTGAAATCTGAGATGGTGAGAATCCTCCCCAGAATATCCAGTAGAGTGTATCGGCAACACCAACGCCCGAGGCTATGGATAGTACTGATATTGCTAGCAGGGGTGCTAAGACCACTGTTAAAACCCCTATGACAGGGTTAGAGGATTTAGCTAGCATGGGGATCACAGGGGCTCTGGGATAGCCCCTGCCCTTTTAGATGAGCTGGGATCGAGTAGAACCCCGTCTTCAAGGATCAGCCATTTACACCCAATCCTCGAGGGATCCTCAAGCTCGCTTGTAACCACTAGAACCCCTGCGCCCTTAGAGGCTATGCTGCGGATCAGCATGGCAATGGCTTGTGATGATGCTATATCTAGATTCGCTGTGGGCTCCTCAACAACTAGAAGATCTGGGTTCTCCATAGCCTCCCTCCACGCTATAACTCTCCTAGCGTTTCCACCTGAGAGGCTTTTCAGAGGCTTCCATATCGATGGTACATTGGCTTTCGAAGCCTCTATAATCCTACGCGCCCTCAACCCGATCTCCTCTAGATCTAGAAGCGCTGTTCCCCCAGCAA
This is a stretch of genomic DNA from Sulfolobales archaeon. It encodes these proteins:
- a CDS encoding ABC transporter permease, giving the protein MDLPSISGFIGSLLAISTPILLIASLELLVQRSGVINLGVEGAMLVGAFTAYVVTLYTSSPLLGLLSAIALGSLVSILFAIMAVYMRLDQIVVGVSISMVSIGLTSYLYRLIVGYGSPPKIQSTLIDVSTPFLRSIPIAGDTLFQTPLTPISLVLPIAFWLLLGRSLVGAIIKASGEDPSRACRLGVNVAMVRTILLALEGIASGAAGALLSIGYYGSFLENMTAGRGYLAVALVILSSWSPARLLPTVLIFSLIEVAQLRLQASGIIEIPYQLALSMPYIFTLAILAISSGGKKAPRSLGSSEYEC
- a CDS encoding ABC transporter permease, giving the protein MLAKSSNPVIGVLTVVLAPLLAISVLSIASGVGVADTLYWIFWGGFSPSQISEAMLRATPILITSFGLSLAYLARIWNIGSEGQILLGAIATAWIGLHLGGLGVIGVIVSTIFGGLCGALWASIPGLLRAYRGANEVFSTLMMNYLALYLASYLLQGPLRSPTSLFPETATLSRDLWVEPLIPGTRVNAFVLLSPALIAPATYILVARSTLGIKLRVIGEGAEKARYFGIDAGKAIVATMFLSGFLAGIAGSTEVLGIHHRALPSISQGYGYLAIPVAVIASLEPRLILPLSIYLGGVVNGVEVAQMNLSIPSGASYIIQGILLIASLPMAMRR